A region of Maribacter algicola DNA encodes the following proteins:
- a CDS encoding purine-nucleoside phosphorylase translates to MQKKQLEESVAHLRSKGFDNPEIGIVLGTGLGRLVDEIKDPIEAHYNHIPFFPLATVEFHTGKLVFGTIEDKKVVVMQGRFHLYEGYDFLDITYPIRVMHMLGITKLFISNAAGAINLDFKKGDMMLIEDHINLQGGSPLAFKNVAEFGQRFVDMSQPYDRDMGQKLLSIANEHGISLKTGVYASVVGPQLETKAEYRMLKILGADAVGMSTVPEVIVANHLGLPIVAVSVLTDECDPDHLEPVNISEIIAIAEKTEPKMVKLFRELIKQF, encoded by the coding sequence ATGCAAAAAAAGCAATTGGAAGAATCCGTAGCGCACTTGAGATCAAAGGGTTTTGACAACCCTGAAATAGGAATTGTACTGGGTACCGGACTGGGAAGGTTGGTCGATGAAATCAAGGATCCCATTGAGGCCCACTATAACCATATACCTTTCTTTCCCTTGGCCACGGTTGAATTCCATACGGGAAAATTGGTTTTTGGAACCATCGAGGATAAGAAAGTAGTGGTCATGCAAGGCCGTTTTCACCTCTATGAAGGGTATGATTTCCTAGATATCACCTACCCCATCCGGGTGATGCATATGCTCGGTATCACCAAACTCTTTATTTCCAATGCGGCGGGGGCCATCAACCTCGATTTTAAAAAGGGGGATATGATGTTGATCGAGGACCACATCAACCTACAGGGCGGATCTCCCCTTGCTTTCAAGAACGTGGCAGAATTTGGACAGCGTTTTGTGGACATGTCGCAGCCTTATGACAGGGACATGGGACAAAAATTGCTCTCCATTGCCAACGAACATGGCATATCGTTAAAAACAGGGGTCTATGCCTCCGTCGTGGGCCCGCAGTTGGAGACCAAGGCGGAATACAGAATGTTGAAAATTTTAGGTGCCGATGCCGTGGGTATGAGCACCGTGCCGGAGGTCATTGTGGCCAACCACTTGGGACTGCCCATTGTGGCCGTATCCGTTTTGACCGATGAATGTGATCCGGACCATTTAGAACCTGTCAATATATCGGAAATCATTGCCATTGCCGAAAAGACCGAACCTAAAATGGTAAAACTCTTCCGGGAACTTATCAAACAATTTTAA
- a CDS encoding TIGR04282 family arsenosugar biosynthesis glycosyltransferase, with product MDFTLANSKNLLLIFTRNPELGKGKRRLAATVGDQTALDIYNFLLDHTVKITSGLYAEKIVYYSEEIWEEDIWDQRIYTKKRQIGTNLGARMLHAFQDGFSRGYEKIVIIGSDMYDLSQDDLESAFRVLSQTDFVIGPAADGGYYLLGMKKLKPELFTDKDWGKDTVLESTLSDLKNEKKVLLDIRNDVDHYEDIKDHPAFAPFLKNR from the coding sequence ATAGACTTTACCTTGGCAAACAGCAAGAATTTGCTACTTATCTTTACCAGAAACCCTGAACTTGGCAAGGGAAAAAGACGTTTGGCGGCCACGGTAGGCGACCAAACGGCCTTGGACATCTACAACTTTCTCCTGGACCATACCGTAAAGATCACTTCTGGATTATATGCCGAAAAAATAGTCTACTACTCAGAGGAAATCTGGGAAGAGGACATTTGGGACCAAAGGATTTATACTAAAAAACGACAAATAGGTACCAATTTGGGTGCTCGGATGCTCCATGCCTTTCAGGACGGGTTTTCCCGCGGTTATGAAAAGATTGTCATCATTGGGAGCGATATGTACGACCTTAGCCAAGATGACCTGGAAAGTGCCTTTAGGGTTTTATCCCAAACCGATTTCGTGATAGGTCCGGCAGCGGACGGAGGTTATTATTTGTTAGGGATGAAAAAGCTAAAACCCGAACTTTTTACGGATAAGGATTGGGGAAAGGATACCGTTTTGGAATCGACCCTTTCCGATTTGAAAAACGAAAAAAAAGTACTTTTAGATATCAGAAACGATGTAGATCATTATGAGGACATAAAGGACCATCCGGCCTTTGCCCCATTTTTAAAAAATAGATAA
- a CDS encoding rhodanese-like domain-containing protein, which yields MRAQRSLDNTLKLLNKQSVPYIQPENLEMNDSIVLLDARELGEFEVSHLKNAIWVGNSDFDPANMLQTIPKKDQPIVVYCSIGVRSEDIGEKLQELGYTDVKNLYGGIFEWKNQNGTVYNPKGVATDSVHAYNRLWGRLLKKGVKVYQP from the coding sequence ATGAGAGCCCAACGTAGCTTGGACAATACCCTGAAATTGTTGAATAAGCAATCCGTACCCTACATCCAACCGGAGAACTTGGAAATGAATGATTCCATCGTCTTATTGGATGCGCGGGAACTAGGCGAATTTGAGGTAAGCCACTTAAAAAATGCCATTTGGGTAGGAAATTCAGATTTCGACCCTGCCAACATGCTGCAAACGATTCCTAAAAAGGACCAACCCATTGTAGTGTATTGTTCCATAGGCGTACGTTCTGAGGATATTGGTGAAAAGCTACAGGAATTGGGCTACACCGATGTAAAGAATCTCTACGGTGGCATCTTTGAATGGAAGAATCAAAATGGAACCGTCTATAACCCAAAAGGCGTTGCGACGGACAGTGTTCACGCTTACAACCGTTTATGGGGAAGATTATTGAAGAAAGGTGTTAAGGTATATCAACCTTGA
- a CDS encoding glycoside hydrolase family 32 protein: protein MLKFTTPIFLFFLLLNSCKEAPKNEVEEDPVDTSYYNEDYRPQFHFSPEEKWMNDPNGLVYHKGIYHLFYQYYPDDIVWGPMHWGHATSKDMLHWEHKPIALFPDDHGYIFSGSAVVDTNNTSGFGTEENPPLVAIFTYHDMEGEKAGKNDYQTQGIAYSLDNGDSWTKFDGNPIIKNEGIRDFRDPKVFWNAILNNWTMLLVAGDHLQIWQSDNLKAWEKVSEFGKDKGAHGGVWECPDMFKLNVEGTDTEKWVLLISINPGAPNGGSGTQYFVGDFDGTTFTTDQEVTKWVDWGRDNYAGVTYNDTPDNERIFIGWMSNWDYARDTPTEVWRSANTIPRNLSLHKNNGTLELYSYPIANFDEIVERSYAEKPVALKPGQKTQIPLKFGNQSEIRFHLEALDSKWIFSNPEGDSLVLQVNQKDKIFSLDRSKSGKVDFKSEFVNGIQLMPIPNVPEGPIEVRMLLDQSSLEIFLNKGQYVMTNQIFPNADYKELTMENTSDTEIKIDSLMESKVMRIWN from the coding sequence ATGCTAAAGTTCACCACCCCAATATTTTTGTTTTTTTTGTTGCTCAACTCTTGTAAGGAAGCCCCAAAAAATGAAGTCGAGGAAGACCCGGTAGATACTTCTTATTACAACGAAGACTATAGGCCCCAGTTTCATTTCTCTCCCGAGGAAAAATGGATGAACGACCCAAACGGTTTGGTATATCATAAGGGAATCTATCACTTGTTCTATCAATATTATCCAGATGATATCGTCTGGGGACCCATGCATTGGGGCCACGCCACAAGTAAGGACATGCTACATTGGGAGCATAAACCTATAGCATTGTTTCCGGATGACCATGGCTATATTTTTTCAGGGTCCGCCGTTGTGGACACCAACAATACATCTGGGTTTGGAACGGAAGAAAATCCGCCCTTAGTTGCCATTTTCACCTATCATGATATGGAGGGCGAGAAAGCAGGCAAGAACGATTATCAGACACAAGGAATCGCCTATAGTTTGGACAACGGGGATAGCTGGACCAAGTTCGATGGAAACCCAATAATTAAAAATGAAGGGATACGCGATTTTAGGGACCCCAAGGTTTTTTGGAACGCAATCCTAAACAATTGGACCATGCTATTGGTCGCTGGGGACCACCTGCAGATTTGGCAATCAGATAATTTAAAGGCATGGGAAAAGGTAAGCGAATTTGGGAAGGACAAAGGTGCCCATGGCGGTGTTTGGGAGTGTCCGGATATGTTCAAATTGAACGTTGAGGGAACCGATACGGAAAAATGGGTCCTCCTAATAAGCATCAATCCCGGTGCCCCAAATGGCGGCAGTGGCACACAATATTTTGTGGGCGATTTTGATGGAACCACTTTTACAACGGACCAGGAAGTTACAAAATGGGTCGATTGGGGAAGGGACAATTATGCCGGGGTCACCTATAATGATACACCAGACAACGAACGAATCTTCATTGGCTGGATGAGCAACTGGGACTATGCCCGTGACACGCCCACCGAAGTGTGGCGAAGTGCCAACACGATACCCCGAAACCTATCGCTCCATAAAAACAACGGAACCTTGGAACTGTATAGTTACCCCATTGCCAATTTTGATGAAATCGTGGAGCGTTCCTATGCGGAGAAACCTGTGGCCTTAAAACCGGGACAAAAGACCCAAATCCCCCTAAAATTCGGCAACCAATCTGAGATTCGTTTTCATTTGGAGGCTTTGGACAGCAAATGGATATTTAGCAATCCGGAGGGCGATAGTTTGGTACTTCAGGTAAATCAAAAGGATAAAATATTTTCGTTAGACCGTTCCAAATCCGGGAAGGTGGATTTTAAATCGGAATTTGTTAATGGTATTCAACTTATGCCCATTCCCAATGTACCTGAGGGCCCTATAGAGGTGCGGATGCTGTTGGACCAATCGTCCTTGGAAATCTTTTTGAATAAGGGCCAGTACGTGATGACGAACCAAATCTTTCCCAATGCCGATTATAAGGAACTCACCATGGAAAACACTTCGGACACCGAAATAAAAATCGACAGCCTTATGGAAAGTAAGGTGATGCGGATTTGGAATTAG
- a CDS encoding ADP-ribosylglycohydrolase family protein — translation MKYHHPNLSKCIVALSLVLTFSCKQNEKETPLIPAPKNAAYTSDTLQLSKEAYYDRVLGALVGSAIGDAMGASTEMWHRKDIQLKYGYITGLTPAERVQSPEGTWENNLLQGATTDDTRWKFLMTEYFTQFEGKPNATSFSEFINGYYRQLTKNLSDTGIAAQTDLLDEKMEQIDWIKEWARVSLAYQNGMNDYTRALNRFYGGEMSCAGQLYAPMFGLIANNTEDAYALGYELSIFDIGYAKDITASVSAMTHMALRTQDMDSILNVVPFTDIEGYQDSRLVGRIPYNIWMASINQIRGIKKMVKASDTLTEKKSHRTAMPVQYPGSALEWEQQETSYAFLEREQKAIPFHAGEIWQILITGLAFGEGDFLKTIQYIVNYGRDNDTVAAVAGMVLGAKTGYNKLPKDIKEEVLKVNRDNLGIDLEAMAQEITVLKYP, via the coding sequence ATGAAATATCATCATCCAAACCTAAGTAAATGTATTGTTGCCCTTTCGTTGGTACTGACGTTTTCATGTAAGCAAAACGAGAAGGAAACCCCGCTTATTCCGGCACCGAAAAATGCAGCATATACCTCGGATACCCTGCAACTCTCAAAAGAGGCCTATTATGATAGGGTCTTGGGTGCTTTGGTGGGTTCGGCCATTGGCGATGCCATGGGCGCAAGTACGGAAATGTGGCACCGAAAGGATATTCAACTGAAATACGGCTATATCACAGGACTTACCCCGGCGGAACGCGTGCAGTCTCCGGAGGGCACTTGGGAAAACAACCTCCTTCAAGGCGCCACAACCGATGATACCCGCTGGAAATTTCTTATGACGGAATATTTTACGCAGTTCGAAGGGAAGCCAAATGCAACTTCCTTTTCAGAATTCATCAACGGCTATTACCGGCAACTTACCAAAAACCTTTCCGATACCGGAATAGCCGCCCAAACCGACCTTCTGGACGAAAAAATGGAACAAATCGATTGGATCAAGGAGTGGGCGCGGGTCTCACTGGCGTACCAAAATGGCATGAACGATTATACCCGTGCCCTCAACCGCTTTTATGGTGGTGAAATGTCCTGTGCCGGACAGTTGTATGCGCCCATGTTCGGGCTGATCGCCAACAATACCGAGGATGCCTATGCCCTGGGGTATGAACTTTCCATCTTTGACATTGGCTATGCCAAGGATATTACGGCCAGTGTATCGGCCATGACGCATATGGCCCTGCGCACACAGGATATGGATTCCATTTTAAACGTGGTTCCCTTTACAGATATCGAGGGCTATCAGGACAGCCGTTTGGTTGGCCGTATACCCTACAATATTTGGATGGCTTCCATCAATCAAATTCGGGGTATAAAAAAGATGGTCAAAGCCAGCGATACCCTGACTGAAAAAAAGTCCCATAGGACTGCGATGCCCGTACAGTATCCTGGATCGGCCTTGGAGTGGGAACAACAAGAAACGTCCTATGCCTTTTTGGAAAGGGAGCAAAAAGCCATTCCCTTTCATGCCGGGGAAATCTGGCAAATCCTGATTACCGGACTGGCTTTTGGCGAAGGTGATTTTTTAAAAACGATACAATACATCGTAAACTATGGCCGGGACAATGACACGGTCGCCGCCGTGGCAGGAATGGTTTTGGGTGCCAAGACAGGATACAACAAACTACCAAAGGATATCAAAGAAGAAGTCTTGAAGGTAAACCGTGACAATTTGGGTATAGACCTAGAGGCCATGGCCCAAGAAATCACGGTGTTAAAATACCCCTAA
- a CDS encoding phosphotransferase encodes MLIHDEIPVETLESFLAERQWLQPEEKIEKLSKAGEGNMNVVVKINTNQRSFILKQSREYVQKYQDIPAPIERIAVEQAFYIAVSNKELQAHFPRILGYDKDAHLLYMEDLGDCKDMTFLYHQRNVDQRQLNTLVEVLYKIHSSKAPKDFPDNMEMRQLNHQHIFVFPFMENNGFSLDTIQKGLQDLAAPYKRHSKLKGIIAGLGNRYLSKGNTLLHGDYYPGSWMSKNEEIYVLDPEFGFLGFPEFDLGVMSAHLIMATHDATFVDSLSKTYPGKHDKRLMAQIAGVEITRRIIGLAQLPLERSLKEKESLLAMAEKLMMSK; translated from the coding sequence ATGCTGATACATGATGAAATTCCCGTTGAAACGCTGGAAAGCTTTTTGGCCGAGCGTCAATGGCTGCAACCCGAGGAAAAAATCGAAAAATTGTCAAAAGCGGGTGAGGGAAATATGAACGTGGTCGTAAAAATCAATACCAATCAACGTTCCTTCATTCTAAAGCAATCCCGGGAGTACGTACAAAAGTATCAGGATATTCCTGCTCCCATTGAAAGGATTGCCGTGGAACAGGCCTTTTATATAGCGGTAAGCAATAAAGAACTGCAAGCGCATTTTCCAAGAATTTTAGGTTATGACAAAGACGCCCATTTACTTTATATGGAAGATTTGGGTGATTGCAAGGACATGACCTTTTTGTACCACCAACGGAATGTTGACCAACGTCAATTGAATACCTTGGTCGAGGTACTTTACAAAATACATAGCAGCAAGGCTCCCAAGGATTTTCCAGACAATATGGAAATGCGTCAACTCAACCACCAACACATTTTTGTGTTTCCGTTTATGGAAAACAACGGGTTCTCGTTGGATACCATTCAAAAAGGATTACAGGATTTGGCAGCGCCCTATAAACGGCATTCAAAATTAAAAGGGATCATTGCCGGGCTTGGAAATCGTTATCTCAGCAAGGGCAACACCTTGCTGCATGGGGATTATTATCCGGGAAGTTGGATGTCCAAAAACGAGGAAATCTATGTCCTGGATCCCGAATTTGGTTTTTTGGGTTTCCCCGAATTCGATTTGGGCGTCATGTCCGCCCACCTCATCATGGCAACACATGATGCGACCTTCGTGGATAGTTTATCCAAAACGTATCCCGGTAAACATGACAAAAGGTTGATGGCACAAATAGCCGGTGTGGAAATCACGCGTCGGATTATCGGCCTGGCACAGCTTCCCTTGGAACGCAGTTTAAAAGAAAAGGAATCACTTTTGGCCATGGCCGAAAAACTGATGATGTCTAAATAG
- a CDS encoding TldD/PmbA family protein: MKRRNFVQLSGMGAASLLVPASMMGNVIETEALLEPGMDVLLKKKMADVALNTAKSLGATYADARIGRYLNQYVFTREDKVQNVVNTESFGIGIRVIANGTWGFASTNNVTEDGIQKATQQAVAIAKANSKIQKEPVKLAPVQAHGEVSWKTPLTKDFKDVPVSEKVDLLLSANAAAMENGANFVNSALFMVNEQKYFASTDGSYIDQDVHRIWPTFSVTAVDREAGKFKTRQAMSAPMGMGYEYMDGLASEKLEGPAGITLYSKSYDIVEDAVQAAKQAKEMLSAKSVDPGKYDLVLEPNHLGLTIHESVGHPLELDRVLGYEANYAGTSFATLDKWKSGDFKYGSDIVNLVADKTQEGSLGAVGYDDEGVKTKKWDLVRNGILVNYQAIRDQVNIIDQNESHGCCYAQSWNDVQFQRMPNVSLEAGKEKYSIKDMIKDVEKGIYIAGRGSYSIDQQRYNFQFGGTVFYEIKNGEIVGMLNDVAYQSNTQEFWNSCSKICDEGDYRMFGSFFDGKGQPSQVSAVSHGSSTTRFDDINVINTGRTI; encoded by the coding sequence ATGAAACGAAGAAACTTTGTACAATTGTCCGGCATGGGTGCAGCCTCCTTATTAGTGCCTGCAAGCATGATGGGCAATGTAATTGAAACAGAAGCGCTTTTGGAACCGGGGATGGACGTCCTCCTAAAAAAGAAAATGGCGGATGTTGCCTTGAACACCGCTAAATCCTTAGGTGCCACGTATGCGGATGCCCGTATTGGCAGGTACCTGAACCAATATGTGTTCACTAGGGAGGACAAGGTGCAAAATGTTGTAAATACGGAATCCTTTGGTATAGGTATACGTGTAATCGCCAATGGAACGTGGGGATTTGCCTCTACCAATAATGTGACGGAGGACGGAATCCAAAAAGCGACCCAGCAGGCCGTAGCCATTGCCAAGGCGAATTCCAAAATTCAAAAGGAACCCGTAAAATTGGCTCCGGTCCAGGCACACGGGGAGGTGTCTTGGAAAACTCCATTGACAAAGGATTTTAAGGATGTACCCGTTTCGGAAAAAGTCGACTTGTTGTTAAGTGCCAATGCCGCGGCCATGGAAAATGGTGCCAACTTTGTGAACTCTGCCTTGTTTATGGTAAATGAGCAAAAATATTTTGCTTCGACGGACGGATCTTATATAGACCAGGACGTACATCGTATTTGGCCCACATTTAGCGTTACGGCCGTAGATAGGGAGGCAGGGAAATTCAAGACTCGCCAGGCCATGAGCGCACCCATGGGTATGGGCTATGAATATATGGACGGACTTGCTTCGGAAAAACTAGAGGGTCCCGCCGGAATTACGCTGTATAGTAAAAGTTATGATATTGTTGAGGATGCCGTACAGGCGGCTAAACAGGCCAAGGAAATGCTTTCGGCCAAATCTGTGGATCCAGGAAAATACGACCTGGTATTGGAGCCCAATCATTTGGGACTAACCATACATGAATCCGTAGGGCATCCCTTGGAGCTTGACCGCGTTCTTGGCTACGAGGCCAACTATGCGGGTACCAGTTTTGCCACGCTGGATAAATGGAAGTCTGGCGACTTCAAATACGGTAGCGATATCGTCAACCTGGTTGCGGATAAGACTCAGGAGGGCAGTTTGGGTGCCGTAGGGTATGACGATGAAGGTGTGAAGACCAAAAAATGGGATTTGGTCCGTAATGGAATCCTCGTCAATTATCAGGCCATTCGTGATCAGGTGAACATCATCGACCAAAACGAATCGCACGGATGTTGCTACGCCCAAAGTTGGAACGATGTACAGTTTCAGCGTATGCCAAACGTTTCCTTGGAGGCCGGAAAGGAAAAATATTCTATTAAGGATATGATCAAGGATGTAGAAAAGGGAATTTATATAGCCGGGCGTGGTTCGTATTCCATTGACCAGCAACGATACAACTTCCAGTTTGGGGGTACGGTATTCTACGAAATTAAAAATGGTGAAATCGTAGGCATGTTGAACGATGTGGCCTATCAATCCAATACCCAGGAATTTTGGAATTCCTGTTCCAAGATTTGTGATGAGGGGGATTACCGTATGTTCGGGTCCTTCTTTGATGGAAAAGGGCAACCTTCACAGGTGAGTGCCGTATCCCATGGTAGTTCTACTACA